Genomic segment of Sphingomicrobium marinum:
GAAGAAACGGTCGGTCAGGCGGATGGCATCGCGGAACTCGCTGTCTTCCTCTTCGAGCGGGAAAATGTAGCCGCCTTCGGCCGAAATCGAGAGGATGAAGTCGGCCGGCAGGCGGAAGAACTTGGCGGCATTCGCGGTGCTGCGCAGATATTTCACATCGCCGCCCAAGCCGGCAAAATCCTGCCCGACGCTGAAGCGCTGACCGCGCGTCGCGCGGACACCATCGGTGTCGTTATACGCAAGCGTGTAGCCGATTGCCGACGTCACCCGCGTACCAAGCTCGTCGCAAAGATAGCGACCGGCGAGCAGCGGATCGCACTCGTCGTCATCGACGGTGCCATTGCCGTCGAGATCGCTGAAGAAGATGTTGCGCGCGAGGTCGATATTGTCGTTAACGAGGCGATAGCGCGTCCCGAACGAAAGATATTCGGTCACCGGGAAGCCCAGTCGCAGACCGCCGCCGGTCGAAACCTGGCTGTAGGTCGTGTTGCGCTCGTTCCCGATAAAGTTAAAGCTTGAAAAATCGCGGTGATAGATGTCGCCGCCAAGCAGGATCTGGCGCCCGAGGAAATAGGGTTCGACGAAGCCAAGCTGCACCGACTGCGAATAGCGCGACCAGTTTACCCCGGCCGAGAGCTGCTGGCCCTTGCCCATGAAGTTGGTCTGCGCGATCGAGGCGGACAGCAGGAAGCTTTCGAGGCTGGAGAAGCCCGCCGACAACTGGATCTGTCCGGTCGAGCGCTCTTCGACATCGAGGTTGAGCGCGACGCGGTCGTTACCGATCTGCTCCTGTTCGATCGCCAATTCTTCCTGAAAGAAGCCAAGGCTCTTCACACGGTCTTCGGAGCGGCGGATGGCCGCGGCGTTGAAGGCATCACCTTCGGCGATACGGAACTCGCGGCGGATAACCTTGTCGCGCGTCACCGTGTTGCCGTTGATGTTGATGCGGTCGACATAGACGCGCGGCGTCTCGCCGACGCGGAACGTCAGGTCGATGGTGCGTTCTTCGGCGTTGCGGAAGTAACGCGGGCTGACGTCGGCGAACGCATAACCAAGAAGACCGGCCACCTGGTTGAGACGGTCGATATTCTCTTCGTTGCGCTCGGCGTTGAACCAGTCGCCTTCCTTGATGTCGATCGCCTCGAGAACACGCTCATTGGGGAAGTCGCGCAGCGCACTATCGGCATCGACGACGCCGACCTTGTAGCGCGGGCCTTCCTCGACCACGTAGGTGATGACGAAGTTTTCACGGTCCGGCGTCAATTCCGCCAGCGCCGACACGACGCGGAAATCTGCATAGCCCTGCGTCAGGTAGAAGGCGCGCAGCACCTGCTGGTCGGCCGCAAGGCGATCGGGATCATAGGTATCGTTCGACTTGAGGAAGCCGAGGAACCCGCCTGCTTCGCGGCTGAACATTTCCTTGATCAGCTTGCCATCGGAAAACTGCTCGTTGCCGATGATGTTGATCGAACGGATCTTGGACTGGTTGCCTTCGCTGATCTCGAAGATGAGATCGACGCGGTTCTGGTCGAGCTCGACAATCTGCGGCTCGACGACGGCGGCAAAGCGGCCTTCGCGCTTGTAGAGTTCGATGATGCGGTTGACGTCGGCGCGGACACCTTCGCGGGTGAAGATCTGGCGCGGCGCGCTGCGGATTTCCGGCGCGATCTTGTCATCCTTCAGGCGGCGATTTCCCTCGAGGATGATGCGGTTGATGACCGGATTTTCCTGAATCTGGATCAGCAGGCGGCCGGTATCGGCACCGGTGATGATGACATCGCGGAACAGGTCGGTGTCGTAAAGCGCCCGAAGCGCGACATCGAGCGTTTCCGCCGTATATTCATCGCCCGGACGCAGCCCCGAATAGGCGATGACCGTTTCCGGTTCGATACGCGACACGCCGGTCACCTGGATCGAACGGATCATCCCGACTTCCTGCTCGATCTCGCCGAGCTGGATGTTCTGCGGAGTCGGCTGCGGCGCGAGCGGATCGGCGTCCTGCGCGAAAGCGGGGCTTGCGAGCATCGTACCGACCATCAGGGCCGACGTCATACGCTTTGCGAAACGAGTGTGAAGCTGAACCAAAATCCCCGCCATCCTTCTTGTTCGGCCGCCGTTTCCGCGCGGCCTGTAATTCACGTTGCGCCCCCCTGCCTCAAGCAGGCTAACCAATCAAGCGTTCGAGACGATCAACCACCCCTACCGACACCAGATCGTTGAGGGTGAGGAAGAGGAATAGAGCGAGAAGGACGGCAAGCCCACCCCGAAAAGCCCATTCCTGCGCGCGCTCCGATACCGGGCTGCGCTTGATCGCTTCGATCGTGTAAAAGACAAGATGACCGCCATCGAGCATCGGCACTGGCAAGAGGTTGATGAATCCCAGATTAATTGACAGCATCGCTGCCAGAAAGACGAAGCTGTAAAGACCGAGCACCCACATCTGTCCGCTGATTTGCGCCATTTTTATCGGACCGCCCAAATCGCGGACCGAACGCCTGCCGGTGACGATCTGGACCACGCCGTCCCAGATGAATCGGGTGAAGCCGACGGTCCGCCGGGCCCCCTCGCCCACGGCCGCGACCGGTCCCAGCCGGTCGAATTGCGCTTCTGCCGAGGCCACGCCAAGGCGACCGATGATCGCTTTCTGCCCGAAATCGTCGGTCTGCTCGACAGCGCCCAACTGCCCTTCGAGCACGACCTGCCGTTCGTCGCGCTCGACCACCACTTCGACGGTTTCTTCGGGTCGCAGCACCACGATGCGCGTGACATCGTCGAATTGGCGCGTGGCCTGCCCGTCGATCGAGACGATGCGGTCGCCCGACCGGATGCCCATGTCGGCAGCCGCGCTTTCGTCGACTACCTCGCCCACCACGGTGCTCGTCTGCGCCACGCCGACGATCGAAAACAGCGCCGCGAAGATCAGGATCGCGAGGATGAAGTTGGCCACCGGACCGGCGAGTACGATCAGGAAACGTTCGTGCACAGGCCGGTTATGGAAATGGCTCGGATCGCTGTCATCGTCCTCGCCATGCGTGCTGACCGCATCGGCATCGCCGGCGAACTTCACATAGCCCCCAAGCGGTAGCGCACCGACCTTCCAGCGGGTGCCACGCTTGTCGGTCCAGCCGAACACTTCCTTGCCGAAGCCGATCGAGAAGCTTTCCGCGGGCACCTTGAACAGGCGCGCCACGCCATAATGGCCCAGCTCATGAAAAAAGATCAGCGGGCCAAGCGCGGCAATGAAGGCAATGATGATCAGCCAGATCGGCGGTTGGTCGAGGATCATGCGACGATCCTTTCGCTCGTGCGCGCGCGCGTCTCCGCATCGATCGCGATTACGTCGTCGATGCTGCCGGGCGCGGCGACGTCAATCTTTTCAAGCGCATCTTCGACCCGCGCAGCGATCTCGGCGAATCCGATCTTGCCGTCGAGGAACGATGCGACCGCAACCTCGTTGGCCGCGTTCAGCACGATCGGGCGCGATGCATCGGCTTCGAGCGCGGCGCGCGCCAGCCGCAACGCCGGAAAACGCTCGGGGTCGGGTGCTTCGAAGGTCAATTCGCCAACCTTTGCCAGGTCAAGGCGCTCGCATGGCGTCTCCATGCGATCGGGATAGGCCAGCGCATGCGCAATCGGGATGCGCATGTCCGAAGGCCCCAGCTGCGCCAGTTGCGACCCGTCGATGAATTCGACGAGGCTGTGCACGATCGATTGTGGGTGGACGACGATGTCGATCTGCTCGGATGGCAGGCCATAGAGGTGGTGTGCCTCGATCAGTTCCAGACCCTTGTTCATCATCGTTGCGCTATCGACCGAGATCTTGGCACCCATCGACCAGTTGGGGTGCGCGACCGCCTGCGCGGGTGACATGGCCGCCATTTCTTCGGCACTCTTGGTGCGGAACGGTCCCCCGCTCGCGGTGAGGATAAGCCGAGCCACGTCATCGCAGTCGCGGCCGCCAAGGCATTGGAAAATCGCATTATGCTCACTGTCGACCGGCAGGATGGCAACATTGCGGCGACGCGCCTCGTCCATCATCAGCCTGCCTGCCGTGACCAGCGACTCCTTGTTGGCGAGCGCGACCGTGACGCCCGCCTTGATCGCGGACATCACCGGCTTCATCCCCGCCGTGCCGACGATGGCCGCCATGACCAGGTCGGCCATGCAGGCCGCTTCATCTTGCGCGTCATCGCCCGTTGCCGCCCGGCAGTCGGTGCCGGCTAGCGCGGCCTCGAGTGCAGGCAGCTTGCCCGCATCGGCAATCACCGCCAATTCGGCATTGGTCCGGCGCGCGGCATCGGCCAGCGCTTCGACATTGCTCGCGGCGGTGACCGCGACCACCTTGAAGCGATCAGGTTCGCGCTCGACCAGGTCGAGCGTCGAGGTTCCCACCGAACCCGTCGCGCCCAAAATCGCGATCCGCTTCATACCCAGTTCCACATCACCAACAGTGCCGTCAGCGTAGCAACTATGAGGAGACCGTCCACCCGGTCGAAAACACCGCCATGGCCGGGGATGAGGTTGCTGCTGTCCTTGATCCCTGCCTTGCGCTTCAAGCCGCTTTCGAACAGGTCGCCGATCTGCGCACCCAGTGCAAAGAGCGCGCCCAACCAGAACAGATGCGCGCTCAGATCGTTGAGATCGGCCCACAGCGCACCGAAAAAGCCGGCCATCGCCATCGCGCCGATCAGACCGGCCCACGTCTTGTTAGGGCTTAAAGCCGGCGCCAGCTTGGGCCCGCCGATCATCTTGCCCGACGCGTAGCCGCCAATGTCGGTGCCCCACGTGACCAGGTAGACCCAGATGACAAGATCGAAACCATCGGGAACCTGTTCACGGACGTAAAGGAGCGCGACGGCCGGGATGAGGGCATAGAAGAAACCACCGACTTTCCACAGCCCGTTCCAGCCGCGCACCATGCGCCACCATTCCCAATAGACCGCGGTAGCAACGGCAGCCACGAAGACGGCAAAAAGCATCCCGCCCTGCCACGTCGCGGCGAGCGCCACGCCCACCATCACGATGGCGGACAGGATCCGAATGGTAAGATTGTTCACCGGCCGCCAAACCTCCTCTGGCGACGGCCGTAGGCGGCGATCGCATCGTGGAAGGCGGCCTCGTCGAAATCGGGCCAGTACATGTCGAGGAACAGCAGTTCGGCATAGGCCGCTTGCCACAGGAGAAAGTTCGACAGTCGCACTTCGCCTGACGTCCTGATGAGAAGGTCGAGCTCGGGAAGGTGATGCGACTGTAGCGCAAGATCAAAGCTGGCTTCGTCGATCGAATTCGGGTCGCGCTTGCCCGCCGCAACCTCTTGCGCCAATTTGCGCGCAGCGCCGACAATCTCATCACGACTGCCATAGCTGAGCGCCACCACCAGATGCAGCTTGTCATTCTTCGCCGTTCGCTCGGAAGCCGCCTGGAGCTTTCCCCACAGTTCCTCGCCGAAGCGGCTGGGGTTGCCGATGAAGGACAGCCGCACGCCTTCGCGTTCAAGTTCGTCGAGTTCGCGCTCGAGATAATAGCGCATCAATCCCTTGAGATCGCTGACCTCTTCTTCCGAACGCCGCCAATTTTCGGAACTGAAGGCGTAGAGCGTCAGGCATTCGACACCTGCCTCCACGGCGGCACGCAGCGTCTTGCGCACGGCTTCGGCGCCCTGCCGGTGCCCTGCGACACGTGGCAAGCCCTTTTTCTTGGCCCAGCGCCCGTTGCCATCCATGATGATGGCGACGTGGCGAGGCGTGACACCCGCACCCGTCTCAACGGCCTCAGCGCCTTTGTCATCGGCGCTCAGCGCACTCACGTCGTCATGATTTCCTGTTCTTTGGCCTCGACCAGCTTGTCGATCTGGGCGACCTTGTCGTCGGTGAGCTTCTGCACTTCGGCCTCGAGGCGCTTGCGCTCGTCTTCACCGAATTCTCCGGCCTTTTCATCGGCCTTGATGTGATCGTTACCATCCTTGCGCACGTTGCGCACGGCGATCTTCGCCTTTTCGCCATACTGGCTGACCAGCTTGGCGAGCTCGCGGCGGCGTTCCTCGGTAAGATCGGGGATCGGCAGGCGCAGCAATTGCCCGTCGGCGACCGGGTTCAGGCCGAGCCCTGCATTGCGGATCGCCTTTTCGACCGGTCCGATATTGCTCTTGTCCCACACCTGCACCGAGATGAGGCGCGGTTCGGGCACCGACACCGTCGCCACCTGGTTCAGCGGCATCATCGCGCCGTAGACTTCCACCTGGACAGGATCGAGCATCGCCGTCGACGCGCGACCCGTGCGCAGGCCCGCAAGGTCGTGCCTTAGCGATTCCACCGCCCCATCCATGCGGCGCGAAATGTCGGATTTGTCGTAAGCCATATGCCCCTACTCCTTGTTCTTGACGATCGTCGCGGTGCCTTCGCCGCCGAGGACATCGGCCATGTTGCCTTGCTCGCGGATGTTGAAGACGACGATCGGGATATTGTTGTCACGGCACAGCGCCACGGCGGCGGCATCCATGACTTTCAGATTGTTCGACAGCACGTCGCCGAAAGTGACGCTGTCATAACGCGTGGCGTCGGGATCGGTTTTGGGATCGGCGCTGTAGACGCCGTCGACACTGGTACCCTTGAATAGCGCGTTGCACCCCATTTCAGCAGCACGTAGCGCGGCTGCCGTGTCGGTGGTGAAATAGGGATTGCCCGTACCCGCGGCGAAGATGACGATGCGCCCCTTCTCCATATGCCGCACGGCGCGGCGGCGAATGTAAGGTTCGCACACGCTCGCCATCGGGATCGCCGACTGGACCCGTGTGTCGACGCCAATCTTCTCGAGCGCGTTTTGCAGCGCGAGCGCATTCATCACGGTGGCGAGCATGCCCATGTAATCGGCGCTCGCGCGGTCGAAGCCCTTGGCCGCGCCGGCGATGCCGCGAAAGATGTTGCCGCCCCCGACGACGATGCAAAGTTCATGCCCCGCATTCTTTGCGTCGGCGATTTCCTGCGCCATGCGGCCGACCATGTCGGGATCGATGCCGAATTCGCCCTTGCCCATCAGCACTTCGCCAGAGAGCTTCAGAAGGATGCGATCGAAATGGGGGCGCGTCATGAAATCTCCGTGTCGGACTGGGAAAGCTGTTTAGGGCCGCCCTGCCCTACTGCCAAGGGCGGATGGCCAAGTAATCTCACAAAAAAGGGACGCATCCCGATGCCGGAACACGCCCCCTTTTTTGTTTCGCGAAGGAAAAGCCTTACTGGCCAGCGGCTGCGGCCACCTCGGCAGCAAAGTCGCTTTCTTCCTTCTCGATGCCTTCACCGAGCTGGAAGCGCTCGTAGGCGGTCAGCTTGATTTCAGCGCCCGCATCCTTGCCGGCGGCCGCAATCACGTCGGCGACCGGCGTCTTGCCGTCGATCACGAACAGCTGCGAGAGAAGTGCGTTTTCCTTCTTGAACTTGGCGATGCCGCCTTCAACCATCTTCTCGGCGATGTTTTCGGGCTTGCCGCTTTCGATCGCCTTTGCCTTGGCGATCTCACGCTCGCGCGCGATCAGCTCGGGGTCGAGGCCATCGGCGTCGAGCGCCTGCGGGTTGGCAGCAGCGATGTGCATCGCGATCTGCTTGCCCAGCGCTTCGAGCGCCGCGCTGTCGGCACTGCTTTCAAGCGCGACCAGCACCCCGATCTTGCCCATGTTGGTGGCGACGGCATTATGCACGTAGCTGACGATGACGCCTTCGTTCACCGCAACGGTGACGGTGCGGCGCAGCGACTGATTCTCGCCGATCGTCGCAATGTTGTCGGTAAGCACCTCTTCGACCGAACCGCCCGAGGCCATCTGCATGCCCTTGAGCTTTTCGATGTCGCCATCGGCCTGGAGCGCCAGTTCAGCGACCTGGCCGACAAATTCCTGGAACTTCTCGTTCTTGGCGACGAAGTCGGTTTCCGAGTTGACCTCGACGACCGCACCCTTGGTGCCGTCGACCGCAACACCGACAAGACCTTCGGCCGCGGTACGGCCCGACTTCTTGGCGGCAGCAGCGAGACCCTTGGTACGCAGCCAGTCGACCGCGGCTTCAATGTCACCGTCGGTTTCGGCGAGCGCCTTCTTGCAGTCCATCATGCCCGCGCCCGAACGGTCGCGCAGTTCTTTCACCTGAGCGGCAGAGATTGCCATGTCGCTATTCCTTTCATCGCCCCGCCTTCATCGTGCGAGGTCTTCTGGGGAGTTTTTACGGGAAAGGGCCGACGCCAATCATGGCGCCGACCGTTACCCTATAAATGGTGTCGTCCATACCGGACGACAAGACCGTCCGTTTTAGGCGGTCGCTGCTTCGGCCGGCGGATTTTCCATCGCGCCAATGTCTTCGCCCGAAGCAGCCGCCTGATCGCCGCGGCCGATCTTCACGGCATTGGCGATAGCGTCGCTGTAAAGGCGGATGGCGCGGCTGGCGTCGTCATTGCCGGGTACCGGGAAGGCGATGCCGTTGGGATCCGAGTTCGAATCGAGCACCGCGATGACCGGAATACCAAGCACGTTGGCTTCCTTGACGGCCAGTTCTTCCTTGTTGGTGTCGATGACGAACATGACATCGGGCAGGCCGCCCATGTCGCGAATGCCGCCAAGGCTCTTCTCGAGCTTGTCGCGCTCACGCGTCAGCTGGAGTACTTCCTTTTTGGTCAGGCCGGCAGTGTCGCCCGACAGCTGCTCTTCGAGCGTCTTCAGGCGCTTGATCGAGTTCGAGATCGTCTTCCAGTTGGTCAGCATGCCGCCGAGCCAGCGGTGGTTGACGTAATACTGGCCGCAGCTGGCCGCTGCTTCAGCGACGGCTTCCGACGCCTGGCGCTTGGTGCCGACGAACAGGACCTTGCCGCCGCGTGCCGTGGTCTGCTGCACGAAATCGAGCGCACGCGCGAAAAGCGGCACGGTCTGCGACAGGTCGATGATGTGGACGCCGTTGCGTGCGCCGAAGATGTACGGCTTCATGCGCGGGTTCCAACGGTGGGTCTGGTGGCCGAAATGCGATCCGGCTTCTAGCAATTGCTGCATCGTGACGACATTGGTCGCCATAGTCTTTCTCCTTCCGGTTCAACCTCGACAGTGCCTGTAACCTCCCTTGCGGAAAGCACCGGTATGGTGGCTCTGTCTGCGAGATGGGCGCGCGTCTAACGCGTAAGAGCGCCCGTTACAAGCCCATAATCACCCGCAAAATCTCGCGCCCGCTCAGGCGCTTACCTCCATTTTGGAGAAGGCGCTTGACAAGATGAGAACAAAAGTGGAACTAAGGCACGAGAACAAAGACAGAACGACAACGACAAACTCTTGGAGACACCGATGATCGCCAGCCTGCTGTTCGCCGCCATATCCCTCGGCCTGACTGTCCTTTTTGCTCATATCTGGCGCCATGACGGAGCCAAGATCCGGGCTGCGCTCCAAGGTCGGTCGTTAAAGGCTGCGGGTCAACATGCCCCCGTTGCGGTGACGGTGCGCTGGCTGCCGCGGGCGGGTGCATCCCCCGCCCCGCTCGCGGCCAATCTCAACCCGCGGAAAGGCGATCTGCGCGCCGCCGCTTGACCCGGCCGTAACTAGCAATGCTGAATGGCAGCAGCGCGAGGTAAAGCGCACTGATCGCAAGCAGCGTCAGCCACGGGGCGGTGATCAGCGCGCCAACCAGGAGCCCGACCCCCGCCAGCGCCGGAATGCGCCATGATCGGCGCAAGCGCAGCGAAGTCCAGCTGAACGTCGGGATCGAACTGATCATCAGCAGCGCGACGAACAGCACCCAGGGCATCACGACGAACCAATCGCGAAAGATATCCTGCTCGGTCAGGAGCCACAGATACATTGGCACGAAAGCCAGCCCTGCGCCGGTCGGGGCAGGAACGCCTGTATTGAACCCCGCCGACTTGTGCGGCTGGTCATCGGCGTCGATGCGCGCATTAAAGCGCGCCAGCCTGAGCGCACAGGTGACCGCCAGCGCGAGGCTCGCGATCCACCCGAACTTGGGCGCATATTGCAGCGACCAGAGAAACAGGATCAGCGCCGGTGCAACGCCGAACGCGATATTGTCCGACAGGCTATCGAGCTCGGCGCCGAAACGGCTGGCGGCGCGCAGCAATCGCGCAATCCGGCCATCGAGACCGTCGAGAACGCCGGCGCCGATGATGCAGTAGAGTGTCACTTCCCAATTGCCGTCGACCGCAAAGCGGATGCCCGTCAGGCCGAGACATAGCGCCGCGGCGGTAATCGCATTTGGCGCCACGGCCCGAAACGGTAGCCCGCGTCCCGGTTTAATGTCGACGGCGGCGGGATCGCTCACGCGCTACGCCCCGGAAGCGCCTTGTCCAGGCCCAATTCCGCGATCACTGTCTCACCCGCGATCGTGCGCTGGCCAAGCAACACGCGGCTGCCCGTCCCCATCGGAAGGTAAACGTCGACGCGGCTTCCGAACCTGATAAGGCCGACGCGTTCGCCCGCTTCCACGATGTCGCCTTCCTTGCGATCGGTCAGGATGCGGCGCGCGATTAGGCCTGCGATCTGGGTAAAGCCGACCTTCACGCCGTCCTCGCGCTCGACGAGAAAATGCTGGCGTTCGTTATCCTCGCTCGCCTTGTCGAGATCGGCGTTGAGGAACGCCCCCGGAATATAGGCGATCTTGCGGATCGTACCGGCGATCGGCGAGCGATTGATGTGCACATCGAACACGCTCATGAAAATTGAAACGCGCGTATATTCGGGATCGGTCAGGCCGCCCTCTTCTGCCAGTTCGGGCGGCGGCGGCACCTTGGTGATCATCGTGACCAATCCGTCAGCGGGCGCAATCACGACCTTGGGGCCAAGCGGTGTCGTGCGCATCGGATCGCGGAAGAAGGCCGCGACCCAGATGGTGATGCCGACAAACAGCCACCCGAACAGATCGGGCAGCAGCCAGAACAGGAGCAGCGTGATCGCCGCCGAGATGATGACGAATTTGCGACCTTCGGGGTGGACCGAGGGGAAGCGCCACTTGACGGCGGTCAGATGGCTATCGGGGTCTTTGAGTTCGGACATTAGCGCTCCTTAGGGCGCGAAAAGCGTAGAAACAATCACCTGTTCAATGATCGAGTCCCCGAGCGGTTGCGAAAAACCCCGCGCAGCCTTAAGCGACACGCCAACATTCACTTTCGAACCAGCAGGAATCATCATGGAAAAGATCAAGGTCAAAAATCCCGTCGTCGAATTGAACGGAGATGAAATGACCCGCATCATCTGGGACTGGATCAAGGACCGGCTGATTGCTCCCTATCTCGATATCGATCTCATCAGCTACGATCTCTCGATCGAAAGCCGCGACGAGACGGACGACCAGATCACCATCGATGCCGCCGAAGCGATCAAGAAGCATGGCGTCGGCGTCAAATGCGCCACCATCACCCCCGATGAACAGCGCGTCGAAGAATTCGACCTCAAGAAAATGTGGCGCTCGCCCAACGGCACGATCCGCAACATTCTTGGCGGCGTGGTCTTCCGCGAGCCGATCGTCATCGACAACGTCCCGCGCCTCGTGCCGGGCTGGACCGATCCCATCGTGGTTGGTCGTCACGCCTTTGGCGACCAGTATCGCGCCACCGATTTCCTCGTCCCGGGCCCCGGCACGCTGACGATGAAGTTCGTCGGCGAAGACGGCGAAGTCATCGAAAAGGAAGTCCACAACTTCCCCGAAAGCGGCGTCGCCATGGGGATGTACAACCATGACGACAGCATCCGCGATTTCGCCCGCGCCTGCATGAACTACGGCCTCGACCGCAAATGGCCGGTCTACCTGTCGACCAAGAATACAATCCTCAAGGCCTATGACGGCCGCTTCAAGGACCTGTTCCAGGAAGTATTCGACAGCGAATTCAAGGAGAAGTTCGAAGAAGCAGGCATCGAATATCAGCACCGCCTGATCGATGACATGGTCGCGTCGGCATTGAAGTGGAACGGCAAGTTCATCTGGGCCTGCAAGAATTATGACGGCGATGTGCAATCGGACACCGTCGCGCAGGGCTTTGGCTCGCTCGGCCTCATGACCAGCGTCCTGATGACGCCCGATGGCAAGACGGTCGAAGCCGAAGCCGCGCACGGCACCGTCACGCGCCACTATCGCCAGCACCAGGCGGGCAAGGCGACCTCGACCAACCCGATCGCCTCGATCTTCGCGTGGACCCGCGGGCTCATGTATCGCGGCAAGTTCGACGACACGCCCGATGTCATCCGTTTTGCCGAAACGCTTGAAGACGTCATCATCAAGACCGTCGAAAGTGGCCAGATGACCAAGGATCTCGCGATCCTCATCGGCCCC
This window contains:
- the bamA gene encoding outer membrane protein assembly factor BamA: MTSALMVGTMLASPAFAQDADPLAPQPTPQNIQLGEIEQEVGMIRSIQVTGVSRIEPETVIAYSGLRPGDEYTAETLDVALRALYDTDLFRDVIITGADTGRLLIQIQENPVINRIILEGNRRLKDDKIAPEIRSAPRQIFTREGVRADVNRIIELYKREGRFAAVVEPQIVELDQNRVDLIFEISEGNQSKIRSINIIGNEQFSDGKLIKEMFSREAGGFLGFLKSNDTYDPDRLAADQQVLRAFYLTQGYADFRVVSALAELTPDRENFVITYVVEEGPRYKVGVVDADSALRDFPNERVLEAIDIKEGDWFNAERNEENIDRLNQVAGLLGYAFADVSPRYFRNAEERTIDLTFRVGETPRVYVDRININGNTVTRDKVIRREFRIAEGDAFNAAAIRRSEDRVKSLGFFQEELAIEQEQIGNDRVALNLDVEERSTGQIQLSAGFSSLESFLLSASIAQTNFMGKGQQLSAGVNWSRYSQSVQLGFVEPYFLGRQILLGGDIYHRDFSSFNFIGNERNTTYSQVSTGGGLRLGFPVTEYLSFGTRYRLVNDNIDLARNIFFSDLDGNGTVDDDECDPLLAGRYLCDELGTRVTSAIGYTLAYNDTDGVRATRGQRFSVGQDFAGLGGDVKYLRSTANAAKFFRLPADFILSISAEGGYIFPLEEEDSEFRDAIRLTDRFFGPQTFRGFDIRGVGPRVERVPYDGNGELIIDNEDRLVSNALGGRAYYFGRAELDIPVGASIRNLGLRPSAFVDVGSVWSLTAPELTNIIATCSPTDANLGDAYEITAPGEQCQTGFVRSNGFAEFFRGNSPEPRLSVGIGVNWVSPFGPLRLDLAHALLKQEGDDTRLFSFNVGTQF
- the rpsB gene encoding 30S ribosomal protein S2, which gives rise to MATNVVTMQQLLEAGSHFGHQTHRWNPRMKPYIFGARNGVHIIDLSQTVPLFARALDFVQQTTARGGKVLFVGTKRQASEAVAEAAASCGQYYVNHRWLGGMLTNWKTISNSIKRLKTLEEQLSGDTAGLTKKEVLQLTRERDKLEKSLGGIRDMGGLPDVMFVIDTNKEELAVKEANVLGIPVIAVLDSNSDPNGIAFPVPGNDDASRAIRLYSDAIANAVKIGRGDQAAASGEDIGAMENPPAEAATA
- a CDS encoding phosphatidate cytidylyltransferase, which translates into the protein MNNLTIRILSAIVMVGVALAATWQGGMLFAVFVAAVATAVYWEWWRMVRGWNGLWKVGGFFYALIPAVALLYVREQVPDGFDLVIWVYLVTWGTDIGGYASGKMIGGPKLAPALSPNKTWAGLIGAMAMAGFFGALWADLNDLSAHLFWLGALFALGAQIGDLFESGLKRKAGIKDSSNLIPGHGGVFDRVDGLLIVATLTALLVMWNWV
- the tsf gene encoding translation elongation factor Ts, translated to MAISAAQVKELRDRSGAGMMDCKKALAETDGDIEAAVDWLRTKGLAAAAKKSGRTAAEGLVGVAVDGTKGAVVEVNSETDFVAKNEKFQEFVGQVAELALQADGDIEKLKGMQMASGGSVEEVLTDNIATIGENQSLRRTVTVAVNEGVIVSYVHNAVATNMGKIGVLVALESSADSAALEALGKQIAMHIAAANPQALDADGLDPELIAREREIAKAKAIESGKPENIAEKMVEGGIAKFKKENALLSQLFVIDGKTPVADVIAAAGKDAGAEIKLTAYERFQLGEGIEKEESDFAAEVAAAAGQ
- the uppS gene encoding polyprenyl diphosphate synthase; translated protein: MSALSADDKGAEAVETGAGVTPRHVAIIMDGNGRWAKKKGLPRVAGHRQGAEAVRKTLRAAVEAGVECLTLYAFSSENWRRSEEEVSDLKGLMRYYLERELDELEREGVRLSFIGNPSRFGEELWGKLQAASERTAKNDKLHLVVALSYGSRDEIVGAARKLAQEVAAGKRDPNSIDEASFDLALQSHHLPELDLLIRTSGEVRLSNFLLWQAAYAELLFLDMYWPDFDEAAFHDAIAAYGRRQRRFGGR
- a CDS encoding 1-deoxy-D-xylulose-5-phosphate reductoisomerase; the protein is MKRIAILGATGSVGTSTLDLVEREPDRFKVVAVTAASNVEALADAARRTNAELAVIADAGKLPALEAALAGTDCRAATGDDAQDEAACMADLVMAAIVGTAGMKPVMSAIKAGVTVALANKESLVTAGRLMMDEARRRNVAILPVDSEHNAIFQCLGGRDCDDVARLILTASGGPFRTKSAEEMAAMSPAQAVAHPNWSMGAKISVDSATMMNKGLELIEAHHLYGLPSEQIDIVVHPQSIVHSLVEFIDGSQLAQLGPSDMRIPIAHALAYPDRMETPCERLDLAKVGELTFEAPDPERFPALRLARAALEADASRPIVLNAANEVAVASFLDGKIGFAEIAARVEDALEKIDVAAPGSIDDVIAIDAETRARTSERIVA
- the frr gene encoding ribosome recycling factor, with product MAYDKSDISRRMDGAVESLRHDLAGLRTGRASTAMLDPVQVEVYGAMMPLNQVATVSVPEPRLISVQVWDKSNIGPVEKAIRNAGLGLNPVADGQLLRLPIPDLTEERRRELAKLVSQYGEKAKIAVRNVRKDGNDHIKADEKAGEFGEDERKRLEAEVQKLTDDKVAQIDKLVEAKEQEIMTT
- the pyrH gene encoding UMP kinase, with protein sequence MTRPHFDRILLKLSGEVLMGKGEFGIDPDMVGRMAQEIADAKNAGHELCIVVGGGNIFRGIAGAAKGFDRASADYMGMLATVMNALALQNALEKIGVDTRVQSAIPMASVCEPYIRRRAVRHMEKGRIVIFAAGTGNPYFTTDTAAALRAAEMGCNALFKGTSVDGVYSADPKTDPDATRYDSVTFGDVLSNNLKVMDAAAVALCRDNNIPIVVFNIREQGNMADVLGGEGTATIVKNKE
- the rseP gene encoding RIP metalloprotease RseP → MILDQPPIWLIIIAFIAALGPLIFFHELGHYGVARLFKVPAESFSIGFGKEVFGWTDKRGTRWKVGALPLGGYVKFAGDADAVSTHGEDDDSDPSHFHNRPVHERFLIVLAGPVANFILAILIFAALFSIVGVAQTSTVVGEVVDESAAADMGIRSGDRIVSIDGQATRQFDDVTRIVVLRPEETVEVVVERDERQVVLEGQLGAVEQTDDFGQKAIIGRLGVASAEAQFDRLGPVAAVGEGARRTVGFTRFIWDGVVQIVTGRRSVRDLGGPIKMAQISGQMWVLGLYSFVFLAAMLSINLGFINLLPVPMLDGGHLVFYTIEAIKRSPVSERAQEWAFRGGLAVLLALFLFLTLNDLVSVGVVDRLERLIG